Proteins from one Candidatus Micrarchaeia archaeon genomic window:
- a CDS encoding MFS transporter encodes MAKSDPLREKTMRYSIIDGSLWAVMYYIGTRFLNPFAVALRAPIEVISALNASGSLMDGVGQKLIVHFNPFGWQRKKVVVVSVFLQSLCFLLLSAVACLAWQGLDRAIVGILLVVLAALALFFGGIANPPWLALMGDVVPAEKRASWFGFRNRIYNFVALLAVLCAGLVLDYAGQEILLGFALLFLFSFAARLAGAYFLSRHWDPHPNSGFTLTGSVPGFRAFCVIQFLLYFTLTMASPFIDVYYLGVLGIGYLNFSLLLLATLVIYALSFYHWGRLIEHYGPKAVLVSSTALLPLSILCVYFVTNAAEAQLANIIGTLAWGGVLLSTSMFVLDNVNPRMRSRAAGDYAIYASLGAFFGTLFGGALLAAFGADAAAFRLLFIIAALARILVPAAAYFILKENAQPRKKSHPLVLATKIVTVYPLMGLAYDLQNVAAFVRERSPKQARKKL; translated from the coding sequence ATGGCCAAAAGCGACCCGCTCAGGGAAAAGACCATGCGCTATTCCATAATCGACGGGAGCTTATGGGCCGTGATGTATTATATAGGAACCCGATTCCTCAATCCCTTTGCCGTTGCCCTGCGAGCGCCCATAGAAGTCATAAGCGCCCTCAATGCATCAGGCTCGCTGATGGACGGGGTGGGGCAGAAGCTCATAGTGCATTTCAACCCCTTCGGATGGCAGCGCAAGAAAGTGGTGGTGGTTTCGGTTTTCCTTCAGTCCCTATGCTTCCTGCTCCTCTCCGCGGTCGCGTGCCTCGCATGGCAGGGGCTGGACCGCGCCATAGTCGGAATCCTGCTTGTGGTTCTTGCGGCATTGGCCCTTTTCTTCGGGGGGATCGCCAACCCACCCTGGCTCGCGCTCATGGGCGACGTAGTTCCGGCAGAGAAAAGAGCCAGCTGGTTCGGCTTCAGGAACCGGATATACAATTTCGTTGCCCTGCTCGCGGTCCTCTGCGCAGGCCTGGTCCTGGACTACGCAGGGCAGGAGATCCTGCTCGGCTTCGCGCTCCTGTTCCTCTTCTCGTTCGCCGCAAGGCTCGCAGGCGCGTATTTCCTGAGCAGGCATTGGGATCCGCATCCGAACAGCGGCTTCACGCTGACTGGTTCGGTCCCTGGCTTCAGGGCATTCTGCGTCATCCAGTTTCTCCTCTACTTCACGCTCACCATGGCCTCGCCGTTCATTGATGTGTATTATCTGGGCGTGCTTGGAATCGGCTACCTCAATTTCTCGCTGCTCCTGCTTGCAACGCTGGTAATATACGCGCTTTCCTTCTACCACTGGGGCCGGCTAATAGAGCATTACGGCCCAAAGGCGGTGCTGGTTTCCAGCACGGCGCTCCTTCCCCTTTCCATACTCTGCGTCTATTTCGTCACCAACGCCGCGGAAGCCCAGCTCGCGAACATAATTGGCACGCTTGCCTGGGGCGGGGTTTTGCTGTCCACCAGCATGTTCGTGCTTGACAACGTAAATCCGCGCATGCGTTCCAGGGCCGCCGGAGATTATGCCATTTACGCGTCTCTGGGGGCTTTCTTCGGCACCCTTTTCGGCGGAGCGCTGCTCGCGGCCTTCGGGGCCGATGCCGCGGCATTCAGGCTGCTGTTCATAATCGCGGCGCTCGCCCGGATTCTCGTACCTGCCGCAGCCTACTTCATCCTCAAGGAGAACGCGCAGCCGAGGAAAAAATCCCACCCCCTCGTGCTCGCCACCAAGATAGTGACGGTGTATCCGCTGATGGGGCT
- a CDS encoding pro-sigmaK processing inhibitor BofA family protein, whose amino-acid sequence MGIGIIIGLLVAVVSAYLIYRMLKAVWVLALNGIIGLAVFWLLGAFGITHVNIDVWTFLIAAIGGLPGVAVVVMLAYLGVPL is encoded by the coding sequence TTGGGAATAGGGATAATCATAGGGCTCCTGGTTGCTGTGGTCTCGGCGTACCTGATATACCGCATGCTGAAGGCTGTGTGGGTGCTCGCGCTCAACGGGATAATCGGGCTCGCGGTGTTCTGGCTGCTCGGAGCGTTCGGGATAACGCACGTGAACATAGACGTATGGACGTTCCTCATAGCCGCGATAGGCGGGCTCCCGGGAGTTGCCGTGGTCGTGATGCTTGCGTATTTAGGTGTGCCTCTCTAG
- a CDS encoding MBL fold metallo-hydrolase gives MVIKLHCLGASREVGRSAFVLQTDRRVLLDYGMKIFDEAGKPSYPDSVENVKLDAAFISHAHLDHSGFVPKIYTHSKIQWYGTPPTYDICDILWKDSMKIQGDELPWGNSHYKKAMKYWQPLMYNHRVGVGETNFEFTDAGHIAGAAMVLASHKGKKVLYTGDFKTEATRLHSGAVPPKEEVDALIIESTYADREHPERKGLEKKFADEIYETINQGGTVLCPAFALGRSQELIRIIRAYHKDVPIYLDGMAKAVTQVYAKYRKYLHDYDRFVRDVESITFVDGVEDRRNATAGGNVIVSTAGMMEGGPALNYTKFLNRDSKIIFTGYCVEGTNGWLLQNKGQLRVDRSVLEVELPVEYYDFSAHAGRSELFALVKKLNPGKVVCVHGDEARAEKFAEELNGMGFDAAAPARGDKIDLVKIS, from the coding sequence ATGGTAATAAAACTGCATTGTTTAGGTGCGAGCAGGGAAGTGGGTAGGAGCGCGTTCGTGCTCCAGACCGACAGGCGCGTACTCCTGGATTACGGGATGAAGATTTTCGACGAAGCCGGGAAGCCGAGCTACCCGGACAGCGTGGAGAACGTGAAGCTGGACGCGGCTTTCATAAGCCACGCGCACCTGGACCATTCCGGTTTCGTGCCCAAAATATACACGCACTCCAAAATCCAGTGGTACGGGACCCCGCCCACTTACGACATATGCGACATACTGTGGAAGGACAGCATGAAGATACAGGGCGACGAGCTTCCATGGGGCAATTCCCATTACAAAAAAGCGATGAAGTACTGGCAGCCGCTCATGTACAACCACCGCGTGGGGGTGGGCGAAACCAATTTCGAGTTCACGGACGCAGGGCACATAGCCGGAGCGGCTATGGTGCTCGCGAGCCACAAGGGGAAGAAGGTGCTTTACACAGGGGATTTCAAAACCGAGGCCACGCGGCTCCATTCCGGGGCCGTGCCCCCGAAAGAGGAGGTGGACGCGCTCATAATAGAGAGCACTTACGCTGATAGGGAGCACCCGGAAAGGAAGGGGCTGGAGAAGAAATTCGCTGATGAAATTTACGAGACCATCAACCAGGGGGGCACAGTGCTCTGCCCTGCGTTCGCGCTCGGGCGGAGCCAGGAGCTCATCAGGATAATAAGGGCTTACCACAAGGACGTGCCCATCTACCTGGACGGCATGGCCAAGGCCGTGACCCAGGTTTACGCCAAGTACAGGAAATACCTGCATGATTACGACCGGTTCGTGCGGGACGTGGAAAGCATCACATTCGTGGACGGCGTGGAGGACCGCAGGAACGCGACCGCAGGGGGGAACGTGATCGTGTCCACTGCCGGGATGATGGAGGGAGGCCCTGCGCTCAACTACACGAAGTTCCTGAACCGGGACTCAAAAATCATATTCACCGGATATTGCGTGGAGGGCACCAACGGGTGGCTGCTCCAGAACAAGGGCCAGCTGAGGGTGGACCGGAGCGTGCTGGAAGTGGAACTGCCGGTTGAGTACTACGATTTCTCGGCGCACGCAGGAAGGAGCGAGCTTTTCGCGCTCGTGAAGAAGCTTAACCCTGGGAAAGTCGTGTGCGTGCACGGGGACGAGGCGCGGGCCGAGAAGTTCGCAGAGGAACTGAACG